In Acidiphilium acidophilum, one genomic interval encodes:
- the gpt gene encoding xanthine phosphoribosyltransferase has product MAQHYYTVSWDQLHRDSKALAWRLSTMTPFDGIVAITRGGLIPAAIIARELECRLIETVSIVTYDDERRGEPRITKPPVAAGDGTGFLIIDDLVDTGTTARQVRALLPRAHFATVYAKPAGKELVDTFITEVSQDTWILFPWDTEAQFVAPIMRKA; this is encoded by the coding sequence ATGGCTCAACATTATTATACCGTGTCGTGGGACCAGCTGCATCGCGACTCCAAGGCGCTGGCATGGCGGCTCAGCACCATGACGCCGTTCGACGGGATCGTGGCGATTACCCGTGGCGGGCTGATCCCGGCGGCGATTATTGCGCGCGAGCTGGAATGCCGGTTGATCGAGACGGTTTCGATCGTCACCTACGATGATGAGCGGCGCGGCGAACCGCGCATTACCAAGCCGCCGGTCGCCGCGGGGGATGGCACCGGGTTTCTGATCATCGACGATCTGGTGGATACCGGGACCACGGCGCGGCAGGTGCGCGCCCTGTTGCCCCGGGCGCATTTCGCGACGGTTTATGCCAAGCCCGCCGGGAAAGAGCTGGTCGATACCTTCATCACCGAAGTGTCGCAGGATACCTGGATCCTGTTTCCGTGGGACACCGAGGCGCAGTTCGTCGCGCCGATCATGCGCAAGGCGTGA
- a CDS encoding STAS domain-containing protein — MTRRTRIAKSNGKSIGKMKIRLDPVLDIKAAAPLYALLSSRRGGDLAIDASAVERIGGQCLQVLLAARARWEADQRRFLIEGFSPDVIATLRLMGIEPAAFDHRRETDA, encoded by the coding sequence ATGACCAGGCGGACGCGTATAGCCAAGAGCAATGGCAAGAGCATTGGCAAGATGAAAATAAGGCTCGATCCCGTGCTCGATATCAAGGCGGCAGCGCCACTTTATGCGCTGTTAAGCAGCAGGCGCGGGGGTGATCTCGCAATCGATGCCAGCGCGGTTGAGCGAATTGGCGGGCAGTGCCTGCAGGTGTTGCTTGCGGCGCGTGCGCGCTGGGAGGCCGATCAGCGTAGATTTCTGATCGAGGGATTTTCCCCCGATGTGATCGCCACGCTGAGATTGATGGGCATCGAGCCCGCCGCGTTCGATCATCGAAGGGAAACAGACGCTTGA
- a CDS encoding methyl-accepting chemotaxis protein, producing MLTWFRETAPIRLKLTVAFAMESALVLVCLGAAASASDPARSSVPLVVGIAALLVSIGLGYVMRRAIAYPYVIMVERMEALAAGDLDSPIRFTRHRDCVGRLTKAMDGFRTMMIARNKAEEGLTSRMELEEQRARAEAEREAAARALEHVVRSLAEGLDRLSSGVLTYRINEAFAPDYERLRGDFNGALARLQETMRTVATNTAAIRSGTGEISSAADDLSRRTEQQAASLEQTAAALDQITATVGKTAEGATHARDVVGTAQADAERSGAVVREAVAAMSGIEASSLQISNIIGVIDEIAFQTNLLALNAGVEAARAGDAGRGFAVVASEVRALAQRSADAAKEIKALISTSSKQVGSGVELVGQTGKALQHLVVQIGEINQIVVQIAASAQEQATGLHQVNAAVNQMDQVTQQNAAMVEQSTAASHALAQETEQLATLIAQFQIGDVAAPPSRQVIRKPVARLAPAARPAKLSRPVATPMKAAAAGTSRKLAVVADADNWEEF from the coding sequence ATGCTGACCTGGTTCCGTGAGACCGCTCCGATCCGTTTGAAGCTTACCGTGGCATTTGCAATGGAAAGCGCGTTGGTGCTCGTTTGTCTCGGTGCGGCGGCGAGCGCCTCCGATCCGGCGCGGAGCAGCGTTCCGCTTGTGGTGGGTATCGCCGCGCTGCTGGTCTCGATCGGCCTCGGTTATGTCATGCGGCGGGCCATCGCCTATCCTTATGTCATCATGGTCGAACGCATGGAGGCGCTGGCGGCGGGGGATCTCGATTCGCCGATCCGGTTCACCCGGCATCGTGACTGCGTGGGACGGCTGACCAAGGCGATGGACGGATTTCGGACCATGATGATCGCGCGCAACAAGGCTGAGGAAGGGCTGACGTCGCGCATGGAACTCGAAGAGCAGCGGGCGCGCGCCGAAGCGGAGCGTGAGGCAGCGGCCAGGGCGCTGGAGCACGTGGTCCGCTCCCTGGCCGAAGGACTTGATCGGCTTTCCTCGGGCGTGCTCACCTATCGGATTAACGAGGCATTCGCCCCGGACTACGAACGGCTGCGCGGCGACTTCAACGGGGCGCTCGCCCGACTTCAGGAAACCATGAGAACCGTCGCGACCAATACGGCGGCGATCCGGTCCGGGACCGGTGAGATTTCGTCGGCTGCCGATGATCTGTCGCGGCGTACCGAGCAGCAGGCGGCCAGCCTTGAGCAGACTGCGGCGGCGCTGGATCAGATCACCGCGACGGTGGGCAAGACCGCTGAGGGTGCGACCCATGCGCGTGACGTGGTGGGGACGGCTCAGGCCGATGCGGAACGCAGCGGGGCGGTGGTGCGTGAGGCCGTGGCGGCGATGAGCGGGATCGAGGCCTCGTCGCTCCAGATCAGCAATATTATCGGTGTGATCGATGAAATTGCTTTCCAGACCAATTTGTTGGCCTTGAACGCGGGGGTCGAGGCCGCACGCGCCGGGGATGCCGGGCGTGGATTTGCGGTGGTCGCCTCGGAAGTCAGGGCGCTTGCCCAGCGCTCAGCGGATGCGGCCAAGGAAATCAAGGCGCTGATTTCAACGTCGTCGAAGCAGGTCGGCAGCGGGGTCGAACTGGTCGGGCAGACCGGCAAGGCGCTGCAGCATCTGGTCGTTCAGATCGGCGAGATCAACCAGATCGTCGTGCAGATCGCGGCCTCTGCCCAGGAGCAGGCGACCGGGCTGCATCAGGTGAATGCCGCAGTCAATCAGATGGATCAGGTCACGCAGCAGAACGCCGCGATGGTGGAGCAATCGACCGCGGCGAGCCATGCGCTGGCTCAGGAGACCGAGCAGCTCGCGACATTGATCGCGCAGTTCCAGATCGGCGATGTTGCCGCGCCACCGTCACGCCAGGTGATTCGCAAACCTGTCGCGCGACTGGCCCCGGCCGCGCGCCCTGCCAAGCTATCCCGGCCAGTGGCGACCCCGATGAAGGCAGCCGCAGCGGGCACATCGCGCAAGCTCGCGGTCGTTGCGGATGCCGATAACTGGGAGGAGTTCTGA
- a CDS encoding tRNA-binding protein: MDSATIDHADFERVDIRVGIVVDAKPFPEARKPAIKLWIDFGGTIGVRRSSAQLTAHYTPDRLLGRQVCAVVNFPPRQIGPFISEVLTLGMPDDNGAVVLVRPDFDVPVGGKLF; this comes from the coding sequence ATGGACAGCGCAACGATAGATCATGCCGATTTCGAGCGGGTCGATATCCGGGTCGGGATCGTGGTCGACGCCAAACCGTTTCCCGAAGCGCGCAAGCCGGCGATCAAGCTGTGGATCGATTTCGGCGGCACGATCGGGGTCCGGCGATCCTCGGCGCAGCTCACGGCGCATTACACGCCGGACCGGCTGCTCGGGCGGCAGGTATGCGCGGTGGTGAATTTTCCGCCCCGGCAGATCGGGCCGTTCATTTCGGAAGTTCTCACCCTCGGTATGCCGGACGATAATGGCGCGGTCGTTCTGGTGCGCCCTGATTTCGACGTGCCGGTCGGCGGGAAATTATTCTGA
- a CDS encoding response regulator has product MIKTVLTVDDSRTMRDMLRLSLVEAGFRVVQAEDGVHGLEVLRDETPDVIVTDINMPRMDGFGFIEAVRRDAAWRSTPVLVLTTEVDAEKKSRAKAAGATGWIVKPFDPVKLVDVIRRVAA; this is encoded by the coding sequence TTGATCAAGACAGTTTTGACGGTCGATGATTCACGGACGATGCGCGACATGCTGCGCTTGTCCCTCGTGGAGGCCGGTTTCAGGGTGGTGCAGGCGGAGGACGGCGTCCACGGGCTCGAAGTGCTGCGGGACGAAACGCCGGATGTCATCGTCACCGACATCAACATGCCGCGGATGGACGGGTTCGGCTTCATCGAAGCGGTGCGGCGCGATGCCGCCTGGCGATCGACGCCGGTTCTGGTGCTGACCACCGAGGTGGATGCCGAAAAGAAGAGCCGCGCGAAGGCGGCGGGGGCGACGGGGTGGATCGTCAAGCCGTTCGATCCGGTCAAGCTGGTCGACGTGATCCGACGCGTGGCGGCGTAA
- a CDS encoding chemotaxis protein CheW, translated as MNEPLTNGAEGRELIAFRVGQQEFCVNIMAVREIRGWTAATALPQAPRYICGVINLRGAVLPIVDFAVRLGLPGSAPTARHVIIVTQIHNQQVGLLVDAVSDILTLNESAIQPTPDVASDLVKAFVRGLLPVDGRMISVISLDHILPTEERQAA; from the coding sequence ATGAATGAACCGCTCACAAACGGGGCCGAGGGACGCGAGCTGATTGCGTTTCGCGTGGGTCAGCAGGAGTTCTGCGTCAACATCATGGCGGTGCGGGAAATTCGCGGATGGACGGCGGCGACCGCCCTGCCCCAGGCGCCGCGCTATATCTGCGGCGTCATCAATCTGCGCGGTGCGGTGCTGCCGATCGTGGATTTCGCGGTGCGGCTCGGCCTGCCGGGATCGGCACCGACCGCGCGGCATGTGATCATCGTGACCCAGATCCACAACCAGCAGGTCGGGCTGCTGGTCGATGCGGTTTCGGACATTCTGACGTTGAACGAGAGCGCGATCCAGCCGACGCCGGATGTCGCTTCCGATCTGGTCAAGGCGTTCGTGCGCGGGCTGCTGCCGGTGGACGGGCGCATGATCAGCGTGATATCGCTCGATCATATCCTGCCGACCGAGGAGCGTCAGGCCGCATGA
- the speD gene encoding adenosylmethionine decarboxylase: MNALARLGMVSEIPSENQTFAHDTVDDVAVPKDYFVERDGVKFAGTHLLIDLWGADRLDDPALIDVTLRDGALAAGATILHSHFHHFTPNGGVSGVVVLAESHISIHTWPERGFAAIDIFMCGECDPYKAIPFLRAAFSPNDVQVGEQRRGLTS; this comes from the coding sequence ATGAACGCACTTGCCCGACTGGGGATGGTCTCGGAAATTCCGAGCGAAAACCAGACGTTTGCTCATGACACGGTCGATGATGTCGCCGTGCCGAAGGATTATTTCGTGGAACGTGACGGCGTGAAGTTCGCCGGTACGCATCTGCTCATCGATCTGTGGGGGGCCGACAGGCTCGACGACCCCGCCCTGATCGACGTGACGCTGCGCGACGGGGCGCTCGCCGCCGGGGCGACGATCCTGCACAGTCATTTCCATCATTTCACCCCCAATGGCGGCGTGTCCGGCGTGGTGGTGCTGGCGGAAAGCCATATCTCGATCCACACATGGCCCGAACGCGGTTTTGCCGCGATCGATATTTTCATGTGCGGCGAATGCGACCCGTACAAGGCGATTCCCTTCCTGCGCGCGGCGTTCTCACCGAACGACGTGCAGGTCGGCGAACAGCGCCGCGGGCTGACCTCCTGA
- a CDS encoding protein-glutamate O-methyltransferase produces MSPTLSQARARSLIDGGEYCLTAEDFRRISAMIHADAGISMPAHKATLVYSRLAKRLRILGLKDFSEYCALVASAEGSGERQEMLAALTTNVTRFYREPHHFEHLRTQILPPLIASARKGGRVRLWSAACSSGQEPYSIALTVLSLLPDAAQRDIRILATDIDPNMIAIGKSGLYDRSAIEPVPSDLRQRWFAPVEGDRGMVRIADQARALVEFRRLNLIGEWPMRGTFQAIFCRNVAIYFDDPTQGKIWSRMVTLLDPAGALYIGHSERVSGPAERKLRSDGITTYRLRGETEAGR; encoded by the coding sequence ATGAGCCCGACCCTCAGCCAGGCCCGGGCCCGCAGCCTGATCGACGGGGGCGAGTATTGTCTGACCGCCGAGGATTTTCGGCGGATTTCGGCCATGATCCATGCCGATGCCGGTATTTCGATGCCCGCTCACAAGGCGACGCTGGTGTATTCGCGGCTCGCCAAGCGATTGCGGATTCTGGGGCTGAAGGATTTCTCGGAATATTGCGCGCTCGTCGCGAGTGCCGAGGGGAGTGGCGAGCGGCAGGAAATGCTGGCGGCGCTGACCACGAATGTGACGCGGTTCTATCGCGAACCGCATCATTTCGAGCATTTGCGGACGCAGATCCTGCCGCCGTTGATCGCGAGCGCCCGCAAGGGCGGTCGGGTCCGGTTATGGTCGGCGGCGTGTTCGAGCGGGCAGGAACCCTACTCGATCGCGCTGACCGTGCTTTCGCTGCTGCCGGATGCGGCGCAGCGCGACATTCGCATTCTGGCCACCGACATCGACCCCAACATGATCGCGATCGGCAAGAGCGGTCTGTACGATCGGAGCGCGATCGAACCGGTTCCGTCCGATCTGCGCCAGCGCTGGTTCGCTCCGGTCGAGGGCGATCGCGGCATGGTGCGGATTGCGGATCAGGCGCGGGCGCTCGTGGAGTTTCGCCGGCTCAACCTGATTGGCGAGTGGCCGATGCGGGGGACGTTCCAGGCGATTTTCTGCCGCAATGTCGCGATCTATTTCGACGATCCGACGCAGGGGAAGATCTGGTCGCGCATGGTGACGCTGCTGGACCCGGCGGGCGCGCTGTATATCGGCCATTCAGAGCGCGTGAGCGGTCCTGCCGAGCGGAAGCTGCGGAGCGACGGCATCACGACCTACCGGCTACGGGGCGAGACGGAGGCGGGCCGATGA
- a CDS encoding chemotaxis protein CheA, giving the protein MDPMAAIRETFFQECEEQLSELEGGLMRMETGETDQETVNAVFRAVHSIKGGAGAFGLEDLVRFAHVFETTLDQVRAGRLDPSASTMRLMLRASDALADLVRCAREGTMPDEAQTTSLAAALKALTNDGMAEGIGAEDDDDGLGDLNFLPLAVAVEQETMPDAGWVITFRPLAALYANANEAALLLREVGMLGPVSVTVDTSSLPDFGDLDPEGAYLTWTIMLQTDCDEAAIRAAFEFVEDDCDLVISRAADRPAEAGLVQVRPDEDAAGVVADVRVLDGDEAAPASSFADIPSDADVLAIIRKAQESVSAPHDDRPVAVGGGAVAPVAAQSRPEARGGTDGPASRSDSGAAVGATIRVDLDRVDRLIDLVGELVINEAMLSQRVMEAGLARASGVAAALDELEHLTREIQDSVMAIRAQPVRSVFQRMPRLVREVAAMTGKQVRLLTDGEGTEVDKTVIERIADPLTHMIRNAIDHGLEPTEARVAAGKPEEGVVKLTALHRSGRIVIEVADDGAGIDRERVKAKAIEKGLIAPDAQLNDEETDNLIFLPGFSTASTVSDISGRGVGMDVVRRSVQSLGGRISIASRPGAGSTFTLSLPLTLAVLDGMVVSVAGHTLIVPLSAIIETLQPQAATVHTLGMDARVVAMRGRYIPLVDVSVALGYRDAPLDADKSVALLVEGEGGVRAVLIVDAIQGQRQVVIKSLEANYRAVPGIAAATVMGDGRVALILDVDAIVSVTRTERLRGDGLRAEPTLSQAG; this is encoded by the coding sequence ATGGACCCGATGGCGGCAATCCGTGAGACATTCTTTCAGGAGTGCGAGGAGCAGCTATCCGAACTCGAAGGCGGCTTGATGCGGATGGAGACCGGCGAGACCGATCAGGAGACGGTCAATGCGGTGTTCCGGGCAGTTCATTCGATCAAGGGCGGTGCCGGTGCGTTCGGGCTGGAGGATCTGGTTCGCTTCGCTCATGTCTTCGAGACGACACTCGATCAGGTGCGGGCGGGCAGGCTCGATCCTTCGGCGAGCACGATGCGACTCATGCTTCGCGCCTCCGATGCGCTCGCCGATCTGGTCCGCTGCGCGCGCGAGGGGACCATGCCGGATGAGGCACAGACGACATCGCTCGCTGCGGCGTTGAAGGCCCTGACCAATGACGGCATGGCCGAAGGGATTGGTGCCGAGGACGACGATGACGGGCTTGGCGACCTGAATTTTCTGCCCCTGGCGGTCGCGGTCGAGCAGGAGACGATGCCGGATGCCGGATGGGTCATCACGTTTCGCCCTCTCGCTGCCTTGTATGCGAATGCGAATGAAGCGGCCCTGCTGCTGCGTGAAGTCGGCATGCTCGGGCCGGTGAGCGTGACGGTCGATACGTCTTCGCTTCCCGACTTTGGCGATCTCGATCCGGAAGGGGCGTATCTGACCTGGACGATCATGCTCCAGACGGATTGCGATGAGGCGGCAATTCGGGCTGCCTTCGAATTCGTCGAGGACGATTGCGATCTGGTCATCAGCCGTGCTGCGGATCGGCCTGCCGAGGCGGGGCTTGTTCAGGTACGGCCCGATGAAGATGCGGCGGGCGTGGTCGCGGATGTCCGTGTCCTCGATGGTGATGAGGCGGCTCCGGCGAGCTCCTTTGCCGATATACCTTCCGATGCCGATGTGCTGGCGATAATCCGCAAGGCGCAGGAGAGCGTATCCGCGCCTCATGATGACCGGCCGGTGGCGGTTGGAGGCGGCGCGGTCGCGCCGGTCGCGGCGCAATCGCGTCCGGAGGCGCGGGGGGGCACGGATGGACCGGCCTCCAGAAGCGATAGCGGCGCGGCGGTCGGGGCGACCATTCGGGTCGATCTCGACCGGGTGGATCGGCTGATCGACCTGGTGGGCGAACTCGTGATCAACGAGGCGATGCTGTCGCAGCGCGTCATGGAAGCCGGTCTGGCGCGAGCCTCGGGGGTGGCGGCGGCGCTCGACGAGCTTGAGCATCTGACCCGCGAGATTCAGGACAGCGTGATGGCGATCAGGGCGCAGCCGGTGCGGTCGGTTTTCCAGCGCATGCCCCGGCTGGTGCGCGAGGTGGCGGCGATGACCGGCAAGCAGGTCCGGTTGCTGACCGACGGCGAGGGGACCGAGGTCGACAAGACCGTCATCGAGCGGATTGCCGATCCGTTGACCCATATGATCCGCAACGCGATCGATCATGGGCTGGAGCCGACCGAGGCGCGAGTTGCGGCCGGCAAACCGGAGGAGGGGGTGGTCAAGCTGACCGCCCTGCACCGGTCCGGGCGGATCGTGATCGAGGTGGCGGATGATGGCGCGGGGATCGATCGCGAGCGGGTCAAGGCGAAGGCGATCGAGAAGGGGCTGATCGCGCCGGACGCCCAGTTGAACGACGAGGAAACCGATAATCTCATCTTTCTGCCGGGTTTTTCCACCGCGAGCACCGTTTCGGACATCTCGGGCCGTGGGGTCGGCATGGATGTGGTGCGGCGCTCGGTCCAGTCGCTCGGCGGGCGGATTTCGATCGCGTCGCGGCCCGGCGCGGGTTCGACCTTCACGCTGAGCCTGCCGCTGACGCTGGCGGTGCTCGATGGCATGGTGGTCAGCGTGGCCGGTCATACGCTGATCGTTCCGCTCAGTGCGATTATCGAGACGTTGCAGCCGCAGGCGGCGACTGTTCATACGCTCGGGATGGATGCGCGGGTCGTCGCGATGCGCGGGCGTTACATTCCGCTGGTCGATGTCAGTGTCGCACTGGGCTATCGCGACGCGCCGCTCGATGCGGACAAGAGCGTGGCTCTGCTGGTCGAGGGCGAGGGCGGCGTCCGCGCGGTGCTGATCGTCGATGCGATTCAGGGCCAGCGGCAGGTCGTGATCAAAAGCCTCGAGGCGAATTACCGGGCGGTGCCCGGTATCGCCGCGGCGACCGTGATGGGCGATGGGCGCGTCGCGCTGATTCTCGATGTCGATGCGATCGTCTCCGTGACGAGAACCGAACGTCTCCGTGGTGACGGGCTGCGGGCCGAACCAACTCTTTCACAGGCAGGGTAA
- a CDS encoding methyl-accepting chemotaxis protein, giving the protein MSVVNGEAFLEQKSHDQRVLRRVEVSDRGEPAMSWLPLALSVVVVGLGVLIERVWARQQLKPVCDHIAAVVARAAEHERMMLTQNALSQNIDMLRSLTQDYGEARLEREDLWFGDHRINGDFELVDQVKAKFGGAATIFARDRRVSTNVLTQAGTRAIGTTLAPGPVYERVLVQGLSYRGVTEILGESYITVYEPILRDDRVIGILFVGVPSASIVGSSTRIPPTRPCVGSVAANIDNLEIIGSGQLAAMELAIAKRQEADDVSRRLAAEQRSITRSQTLAITAVAAGLEQLETGNLTYRIDGTLPGRYEKLGRDFNGAIAKLQTAMTAIAVSSAGVRAGASEITQASDDLARRTEQQAATLQETAAAMDQITATVRTTALRSSDVRDLASAAGQDAKQSGDVVLETVKAMSAIEGSSRQIDKIVDLIDEIAFQTNLLALNAGIEAARAGDAGRGFAVVATEVRALAQRSASAAKEIQGLISASGQQVAVGVRLVGETGQALGRIADQVARLNVLITDIAASASEQSTGLHEVNVAVNQMDQVTQQNAAMVEQATAASHGLSSEAAELARLVEGFVIGDVEPAPARQRQVERRNLATRPFASGAARQSTNPASVPTQARPNLVAVSSSDSSWEEF; this is encoded by the coding sequence ATGTCGGTCGTGAACGGAGAAGCTTTTCTTGAACAGAAGTCTCACGATCAGCGGGTGCTCCGCAGGGTGGAGGTCTCGGACCGCGGGGAACCGGCCATGAGCTGGCTTCCGCTTGCCCTCTCCGTCGTCGTCGTTGGCCTCGGTGTTTTGATCGAGCGGGTCTGGGCCAGACAACAATTGAAGCCCGTCTGCGACCATATTGCGGCGGTCGTCGCCCGTGCGGCGGAACATGAGCGCATGATGCTGACGCAAAACGCCCTCAGCCAGAATATCGACATGTTGCGTAGTCTGACCCAGGACTATGGTGAAGCGCGCCTGGAGCGCGAGGATCTCTGGTTCGGCGACCACCGGATCAACGGCGATTTCGAGCTCGTCGATCAAGTGAAGGCAAAATTTGGCGGTGCCGCCACGATTTTCGCGCGCGATCGACGCGTATCCACCAACGTCCTGACTCAAGCGGGTACCCGCGCGATCGGAACCACGCTCGCGCCCGGGCCGGTGTATGAGCGCGTGCTCGTACAGGGTCTCAGCTACCGTGGCGTCACCGAGATTCTCGGCGAGTCCTACATCACGGTGTACGAGCCGATCCTGCGGGATGATCGGGTGATCGGTATTCTGTTCGTGGGCGTACCATCCGCATCGATCGTCGGGTCCTCGACCCGGATCCCCCCGACCAGGCCGTGTGTCGGGTCGGTTGCGGCCAACATCGACAATCTGGAGATCATCGGGTCCGGGCAGTTGGCCGCCATGGAGCTTGCGATCGCCAAGCGTCAGGAGGCCGATGACGTAAGTCGACGCCTGGCCGCCGAACAGCGCTCCATCACCCGAAGCCAGACGCTGGCGATCACTGCGGTGGCGGCAGGGTTGGAGCAACTCGAAACGGGCAACCTGACCTATCGGATCGATGGCACGCTGCCCGGCCGATACGAAAAACTCGGGCGCGATTTCAACGGGGCGATCGCGAAATTGCAGACCGCCATGACCGCCATTGCCGTGAGCAGCGCCGGCGTGCGTGCCGGCGCCAGCGAGATCACGCAAGCGTCCGACGACCTGGCGCGGCGCACCGAGCAACAGGCGGCGACACTCCAGGAAACCGCAGCCGCCATGGATCAGATCACCGCAACGGTCCGCACCACGGCCCTGCGCAGCAGCGACGTACGGGATCTGGCCTCGGCTGCCGGGCAGGACGCGAAACAGTCCGGCGACGTCGTGCTCGAAACCGTGAAGGCGATGAGCGCGATCGAAGGATCATCCCGCCAGATCGACAAAATCGTCGACCTGATCGACGAAATCGCTTTCCAGACCAATCTGCTCGCCCTGAATGCGGGGATCGAAGCCGCTCGCGCGGGCGATGCCGGGCGGGGCTTCGCCGTGGTCGCGACGGAAGTGCGCGCCTTGGCGCAACGCTCCGCCTCTGCGGCGAAAGAGATCCAGGGGCTGATCTCCGCTTCCGGGCAACAGGTCGCGGTGGGCGTCCGCCTGGTCGGCGAAACCGGGCAGGCGCTGGGCCGGATCGCGGATCAGGTCGCCCGGCTCAACGTGCTGATCACCGACATCGCCGCCTCGGCCAGCGAACAGTCCACTGGCCTGCACGAGGTCAACGTGGCGGTCAATCAGATGGATCAGGTCACGCAGCAGAACGCCGCCATGGTCGAACAGGCGACGGCCGCAAGCCACGGCCTCTCCAGCGAAGCCGCCGAACTCGCAAGACTGGTCGAGGGATTCGTGATTGGCGATGTCGAGCCGGCACCGGCGCGTCAGCGTCAAGTCGAGCGACGCAATCTGGCCACGCGCCCTTTCGCGTCCGGAGCCGCCAGGCAAAGCACGAACCCCGCATCCGTACCGACCCAAGCGAGACCGAACCTCGTCGCAGTCAGTTCGAGCGACTCGTCGTGGGAGGAGTTCTGA
- the speE gene encoding polyamine aminopropyltransferase, with the protein MTDMWVNETLYPFWGQRFGVTRELARAKSAFQDIAIFESEFHGRVMLLDGIVQITERDEFVYQEMLAHVPLLAHGDAKSVLIIGAGDGGVLRRVLMHPGVTKAVMVEIDGEVIRLSKEFLPNIGGDTWTDPRADVIVGDGIDYVRKAPDASFDVIIVDSTDPIGVGEVLFTDDFYSNCARILTGRGLIVNQCGVPFMQADELRETSARRRKFFPHVTAYVAAVPTYVGGYMTLGWAGKDPSLTTLPVATIAERAQAAGIAGTTEYWSPQVHVAAFWLPPYIARHLPG; encoded by the coding sequence ATGACCGATATGTGGGTGAACGAAACCCTCTACCCTTTCTGGGGCCAGCGCTTCGGCGTCACGCGCGAACTCGCCCGGGCGAAAAGCGCCTTTCAGGATATCGCCATCTTCGAAAGCGAATTCCACGGCCGGGTGATGCTGCTCGACGGGATCGTGCAGATCACCGAACGCGATGAATTCGTCTATCAGGAAATGCTCGCTCACGTGCCGCTGCTCGCCCATGGCGATGCGAAATCGGTCCTGATCATCGGCGCCGGAGACGGCGGCGTGCTCCGCCGGGTGCTGATGCACCCGGGCGTCACCAAAGCGGTCATGGTCGAAATCGACGGCGAGGTGATCCGGCTGTCCAAGGAATTCCTGCCCAACATCGGCGGCGATACCTGGACCGATCCGCGCGCGGACGTCATCGTCGGCGACGGGATCGACTATGTCAGAAAAGCGCCCGATGCGTCGTTCGACGTCATCATCGTCGACAGCACCGACCCGATCGGCGTCGGCGAAGTCCTGTTCACCGATGATTTCTACAGCAATTGCGCCCGCATCCTCACCGGGCGCGGCCTCATCGTGAACCAGTGCGGCGTGCCCTTCATGCAGGCCGACGAACTGCGCGAAACCTCGGCCCGGCGGCGGAAATTCTTCCCCCACGTCACCGCCTATGTCGCCGCCGTCCCCACCTATGTCGGCGGCTACATGACGCTGGGCTGGGCCGGCAAGGACCCCAGCCTCACAACCCTGCCGGTCGCGACCATCGCGGAACGGGCACAGGCGGCGGGAATTGCCGGAACCACGGAATACTGGTCGCCCCAGGTCCATGTCGCCGCCTTCTGGCTACCGCCCTACATCGCCCGCCATCTCCCCGGCTGA